The Plasmodium yoelii strain 17X genome assembly, chromosome: 1 genome contains a region encoding:
- a CDS encoding PIR protein, translated as MAGFMCKRFENIWIAFPDTLSNGNYQFKDYEIINSYCNNNCTNELDKVNAICLWLFEKNFENNSSFVNNAKSNIDIVEYIIIWLSYMLSLKSHEEITNINDFYVKYIKDDAKYNKKIDGVNAYNSYKDLIDKKQYLMNINKNVIYKFYNALKSLCNMYNEFNDDNPDCKTYSEKAKEFVEKYKELNEYYNNTKGSPYDHVLSTLSNDYNILKSKCDSDKSINFPSLPTFSRRSVIKSTLTSITFIFVAVSILFGISYKYSLFGFRKQSQKQHLRKKLKK; from the exons ATGGCTGGATTtatg TGTAAAAGGTTCGAGAATATATGGATTGCTTTTCCCGATACATTGAGTAATGGAAACTATCAATTTAAAGATTATGAAATTATCAATTCatattgtaataataattgtacGAATGAGCTCGATAAAGTTAATGCAATATGTTTATGGTTGTTTGAGAAAAATTTTGAGAATAATTCTTCGTTTGTGAATAATGCAAAAAGTAATATCGACATTGTTGAATACATTatcatatggttaagttatatgttaagcCTAAAATCACATGAGGAAATCACcaatataaatgatttttatgtaaaatatataaaggaTGATGCGAAGTATAATAAGAAAATAGATGGTGTTAATGCTTATAATAgttataaggatcttatagataaaaaacaatatttgaTGAACATAAATAAGAAcgttatatataaattttataatgcattaaaatcattatgtaacatgtataatgaatttaatgatGACAATCCAGATTGCAAGACATATTCAGAAAAAGCTAAAgaatttgttgaaaaatataaagaacttaatgaatattataataatactaaaGGAAGTCCCTATGATCATgtattgtctacattatcaaatgattataatattttaaaaagcaAATGTGATTCTGATAAATCTATCAATTTCCCATCTCTTCCAACTTTTTCACGAAGATCAGTAATAAAAAGCACACTAACTTCaattacatttatatttgttgcagtatcaattttatttggaatttcttataag tattcgttatttggatttcggaaacaatctcaaaaacaacatttaagaaaaaagctaaaaaaataa
- a CDS encoding PIR protein, giving the protein MDNTMCRRFDTLRSYLPDELGKAALDLKTLKSFNNYCPIAGSENKCETELDKINGGCLWLFDQLFVKNKKNDINIAEYIIIWLSYKLNQKTYEGINNLNDFYVKYIQNNTYYNKCDNGGQDCSDTLTEITGYTNYKEIIDKKKELLSINFGLMSKFYDAFKPLCNMYTELDANDTSNKNYLDCAKEFVGKYNELNEVSDITEDSPYYQVLSTLSNDYNNFKGFCNRISVDCNDIPSLSPIKIKENGVQGSVHNDVQNFGVTSSSSSITNKLIPVVSIFVAISFFLGISYKYSLFGFRKRSQKQHLREKLKK; this is encoded by the exons atgGACAATACCATG tgtcGAAGGTTTGATACATTGAGAAGCTATCTCCCCGATGAATTAGGCAAAGCCGCACTTGATCTAAAAACTCTTAAAAGTTTCAATAATTATTGTCCTATTGCAGGTTCAGAAAATAAATGTGAAACTGAGctcgataaaataaatggtgGATGTTTATGGTTGTTTGACCAATTGTttgtgaaaaataaaaaaaatgatatcaATATTGCTGAATACATTatcatatggttaagttataaactaaACCAAAAGACGTATGAAGGAATCAACAAtctaaatgatttttatgttaaatatatacagaataatacatattataataagTGTGATAATGGTGGTCAAGATTGTAGTGATACATTAACAGAAATAACGggatatacaaattataaggaaataatagataaaaaaaaggaattgTTGAGTATTAATTTTGGGCttatgtctaaattttatgatgcatttaaaccattatgtaacatgtataCTGAGCTTGATGCAAACGACACATCAAATAAGAACTATTTAGATTGTGCTAAAGAATTTGttggaaaatataatgaacttAATGAGGTTTCTGATATTACTGAAGATAGTCCTTATTATCAAgtattgtctacattatcaaatgattataataattttaaaggATTTTGTAATAGAATTAGCGTTGATTGTAACGATATTCCATCCCTTTCAccgataaaaataaaagaaaatggtGTACAAGGTTCTGTACATAATGATGTACAAAATTTTGGAgttacatcatcaagttcgtcgataacaaacaaattaattccagttGTATCGATATTTGTTgcaatatcattttttttgggaatttcttataag tattcgttatttggatttcggaaacgatctcaaaaacaacatttaagagaaaagctaaaaaaataa
- a CDS encoding PIR protein — protein sequence MVSNVCGIINTVDKYVVDDPNNPGEYHSTHLLKVAFPKNDCSNDDRKLSSFFIALLSLLNDNNKNENLAGDKLVEYAILWLSYKLNQKKENGTIILNDFYNNIVVTNSCYYQKINANSDSDNKISKDVIKKKIESMDIDIKDISNFYDAFKSLCNMYNEIVADDDQCNKCLKSAGELFEKYEKLKNALDVNKGSSYYQLLSSLSNDYKIFENKYSDKCSNISLVACPRSSVTKNILITIAIIFVAASIFLGIAYKYSLLGFRNRFQKQKLREKLKK from the exons atggttTCTAATGTg tGTGGTATAATTAATACGGTTGATAAATATGTTGTTGATGATCCGAACAACCCGGGAGAATATCATTCTACGCATTTGTTAAAAGTAGCTTTCCCTAAAAATGACTGTAGTAATGATGACCGAAAACTTAGCTCTTTTTTTATAGCATTGCTATCTTTacttaatgataataataaaaatgaaaatttagcGGGTGATAAACTTGTGGAATATgctattttatggttaagttataaactaaatcaaaaaaaagaaaatggaaCGATCATATTAaacgatttttataataatattgtagTAACAAATAGTTGTTATTATCAGAAAATAAATGCTAATAGTGATAGTGATAATAAGATTAGTAAggatgttataaaaaaaaaaatagaatcgATGGATAtcgatattaaagatatatctaatttttatgatgcatttaaatcattatgtaacatgtataATGAAATTGTTGCAGATGACGACCAATGCAATAAATGTTTAAAAAGTGCTGGAGAATtgtttgaaaaatatgaaaaacttaaaaatgcTTTAGATGTTAATAAAGGAAGTTCTTATTATCAACTATTGTCtagtttatcaaatgattataaaatttttgaaaataaatatagtgATAAATGTAGTAATATCTCACTTGTAGCTTGTCCACGAAGTTcagtaacaaaaaatatactaattacaattgcaattatatttgttgcagcATCAATTTTCTTGGGTAttgcttataag tattcgttacttggatttcggaaccgatttcaaaaacaaaaattaagagaaaagctaaaaaaataa
- a CDS encoding PIR protein, translating to MSYKECDAINTIDKYFDDNTENPEEYDVNILHMYCPGNKCSSDEEEIVAGFIMLLNMIGEEGIDGEKLVEYAILWLSYKLNQKTQNGTTTLNEFYTNRVVKNNKYEENISTNNNINKDVIENKIKSMNMNIKDVSNFYDAFKSLCNMCSEISAEANTECKKCLENAGEFFEKCEKVKNALDITKENSYSQLWLSLSKDYKNFEGNYNSIWCNNVPSVVACPRSSVTKNTLIAIAIIFVVASILLGVSYKYSLFGFQKRSQKQHLREKLKK from the exons atgtctTATAAAGAg tGTGATGCAATTAATACGattgataaatattttgatgaTAATACGGAAAACCCGGAAGAATATGATGtgaatatattacatatgtATTGCCCTGGCAATAAATGTAGTAGTGATGAAGAAGAAATTGTCGCTGGTTTTATAATGTTACTAAATATGATTGGTGAGGAAGGTATAGATGGTGAAAAACTTGTTGAATAcgctattttatggttaagttataaactaaatcaaaaaacGCAAAATGGAACTACTACATTAAACGAGTTTTATACTAATCGTgtagtaaaaaataataaatatgaggAGAATATATctactaataataatattaataaggatgttatagaaaataaaataaaatcgatgaatatgaatattaaagatgtatctaatttttatgatgcatttaaatcattatgtaacatgtGTAGTGAAATTAGTGCAGAAGCAAATACTGAATGCAAGAAATGTTTAGAAAATGCTGgagaattttttgaaaaatgtgaaaaagttaaaaatgcTTTAGATATTACTAAAGAAAATTCTTATTCTCAACTATGGTTAAGTTTATCAaaagattataaaaattttgaaggTAATTATAATAGTATTTGGTGTAATAATGTTCCATCAGTTGTAGCTTGTCCACGAAGTTcagtaacaaaaaatacCCTAATTGCaattgcaattatatttgttgtagcatcaattttattgggagtttcttataag tattcgttatttggatttcagaaaagatctcaaaaacaacatttaagagaaaagctaaaaaaataa
- a CDS encoding PIR protein: MDYTLCMRFNNLRTYLPDDLSKHPTSDINNLGNIKNYCSNGESDGTGCKTDLDKINGACLWLFEQLFVRNKKNINMAEYIIIWLSYMLNLKKESEITKLNDFYSKYIENNTHYTNCDNDVKDCSDTLKKITGYTNYKEIIDNKINVITIDINDMSKFYDAFKSLCNMYTELVAGELKCEKCLENAKEFVKTYDELNKNSNITKDSPYYQVLSTLSNDYHNFKNYCSMNNVDCSNMPHLSPINIKENGVQNSGKIFEQNGQGFEQISEVPSSSSSITSKLIPVLSIIGVIGFLLGISYKYSLFGFRKRTQKQHLREKLKK; the protein is encoded by the exons atggatTATACCCtg tgtatGAGGTTTAATAACTTGAGAACCTATTTACCCGATGACTTAAGCAAACATCCAACTAgtgatattaataatttaggGAACATTAAGAATTATTGCTCTAATGGAGAATCAGATGGAACAGGATGTAAGACTGATCTCGATAAGATAAATGGTGCATGTCTATGGTTGTTCGAGCAATTGTTtgtaagaaataaaaaaaatataaacatggctgaatacattattatatggttaagttatatgttaaacctaaaAAAAGAAAGCGAAATCACCAAATTAAACGATTTTTATAGTaagtatatagaaaataatacgCATTATACTAATTGTGATAATGATGTTAAAGATTGTAGTgatacattaaaaaaaataacaggatacacaaattataaggaaatcatagataataaaataaatgttatcactattgatattaatgatatgtctaaattttatgatgcatttaaatcattatgtaacatgtataCTGAACTTGTTGCAGGAGAGTTAAAATGTGAGAAATGTTTAGAAAATGCTAAAGAATTTGTTAAAACATATGATGAACTTAACAAAAATTCTAATATTACTAAAGATAGTCCCTATTATCAAgtattgtctacattatcaaatgattatcataattttaaaaattattgtagTATGAATAATGTTGATTGTAGCAATATGCCACACCTTTCACCGATAAACATAAAAGAAAATGGTGTACAAAATTCTGGAAAAATATTTGAACAGAATGGACAGGGTTTTGAACAAATTTCTGAAGTTccatcatcaagttcgtcgataacaagcaaattaattccagttttatcgataatTGGTGTAATAGGATTtcttttaggaatttcttataag tattcgttatttggatttcggaaacgaacccaaaaacaacatttaagagaaaagttaaaaaaataa
- a CDS encoding PIR protein translates to MDKQVCESFLSVWEDFPDTLTETNEYHEFKDGNFLNSYCFKDKCDHDHPLDKINAGCLFLFNKFFGSSGVFKDNAKNYINAVEYIIIWLSHMLNLKDKKGNILKNFYEIYIKNQDKYKNTIDGVDGCNYDDLIYKKNDLMNITNEKLSKFYAPFKSLCNMYNAFNETKPNCDKCLNYADEFVKKYNELNGDSSITNDSSRNKLLCTLSNDYDDFKKKHSDVKCSNLSFQAIEKPKNCVENSKQNPEQPLQRLEQISQDVSSSSSIGNKLFTVLSIFGAIAFFLGISYKYSLFGFRKRFQKQKLREKLKNIKKRVNH, encoded by the exons ATGGATAAGCAAGTG tgtgaaaGCTTTCTGAGTGTATGGGAGGATTTTCCCGATACATTGACCGAAACTAATGAATATCATGAATTTAAAGAtggtaattttttaaatagttattgttttaaagatAAATGTGATCATGATCATCCtctcgataaaattaatgctggatgtttatttttgtttaataaatTCTTTGGAAGTTCTGGTGTGTTTAAGGATAAtgcaaaaaattatatcaatgctgttgaatacattatcatatggttaagtcatatgttaaacctaaaggataaaaaaggaaacattctaaaaaatttttatgaaatatatataaaaaatcaagATAAGTATAAAAATACTATAGATGGTGTTGATGGTTGTAATTATGATGatcttatatataaaaaaaatgatttgaTGAATATTACTAATGAAAAattgtctaaattttatgctccatttaaatcattatgtaacatgtataATGCATTTAACGAAACGAAACCAAATTGTGATAAATGTTTGAATTATGCTGatgaatttgttaaaaaatataatgaacttAATGGAGATTCTAGTATTACTAATGACAGTTCCCGTAATAAACTATTGTGtactttatcaaatgattatgatgattttaaaaagaaaCATAGTGATGTTAAATGTTCCAATTTATCCTTCCAAGCGATAGAAAAACCCAAAAATTGTGTAGAAAATTCTAAACAAAATCCTGAACAACCTTTACAAAGATTAGAACAAATTTCTCAAGATGTATCATCAAGCTCATCGATaggaaacaaattatttacagttttatcgatatttggtgcaatagcattttttttaggaatttcttataag tattcgttgtttggatttcggaaacgatttcaaaagcaaaaattaagagaaaaactaaaaaatataaagaagagagtgaatcattaa
- a CDS encoding PIR protein, whose amino-acid sequence MDKQVCEKFQEVRNSISDELKGNGIPEFDDDDILNNYCDSKKCISDYDRISAGCLYLLYQFYNDSGIFPSPKNNNRYIVDYILIWLSYMLNLNKSERDDSIKSFYNYQIDSCDKYKTQINNLAGYDNYKELIDERKYLLDMDSNIVSKFYQALKLLCNLYNELGDDNKNCKNYLDDNNEFYKKYEELKNDSDITGNELYNKLLSTLLKDYNNFKTECNVILSPPPEETKQNHGQIPVDSSGQFFTEDSEFNSEPSSGQISEVTPSSSSIVSKLIPVLLIFGAIAFFLGISYKYSLFGFRKRFQKQKLREKLKK is encoded by the exons ATGGATAAGcaagtg tgTGAAAAGTTCCAGGAAGTAAGGAACTCGATTTCCGATGAATTGAAAGGTAATGGAATCCCTGAATTTGACGatgatgatattttaaataattattgtgATAGTAAGAAATGTATTAGTGATTACGATAGAATAagtgctggatgtttatatttgttgtatCAATTCTATAACGATTCTGGTATATTCCCCTctccaaaaaataataaccgctatattgttgattacattttgatatggttaagttatatgttaaacctgaACAAAAGTGAAAGAGATGACAGCATAAAgagtttttataattatcaaaTAGATAGTTGTGATAAATATAAGAcgcaaataaataatttagctggttatgataattataagGAACTTATAGATGAAAGAAAGTATTTGTTGGATATGGATAGTAATATtgtatctaaattttatcaagcacttaaattattatgtaactTGTATAATGAACTTGGTGATGACAATAAAAATTGCAAGAATTATTtggatgataataatgaattttataaaaaatatgaagaacTTAAGAATGATTCTGATATTACTGGAAATGAACTATATAACAAACTATTGTCCACTTTATTAAAAGattataacaattttaaaacGGAATGTAACGTTATTTTATCCCCTCCACCGGAagaaacaaaacaaaatcaTGGTCAAATTCCTGTAGATAGTTCTGGACAATTTTTTACAGAAGATTCTGAATTTAATTCTGAACCGAGTTCTGGACAAATATCTGAAGTTACACCATCAAGTTCATCGATAGTaagcaaattaattccagttttattgatatttggtgcaatagcattttttttaggaatttcatataag tattcattatttggatttcggaaacgatttcaaaaacaaaaattaagagaaaagctaaaaaaataa
- a CDS encoding PIR protein codes for MPTNLCDGLTTADNGLVFDRNSQNYTLEGSYTNIYCPDNNCDNDDNKKISSAFIGLLGFYKEVVDMQNIESDEIAEYAILWLGHILNQKTENRTTTLNDFYTKYIKTNSYYNQEKIGDSNNKIKIDVIDAKIKSMNMNIKDISNFYDAFKLLCKMNNEIGTKKIQCNTCLKNAGEFYEQYEKLKNDLDINKGSSYFQLWLSLSKDYDKFKEKYNTRGCSDIKFLESCSQSSVKKSQVTNSPVTECSVTKIQVTNSPVTECSVTECSVTECSVTKSTLIPIAIIFVAASILLGVSYKYSLFGFRKQSQKQHLREKLKK; via the exons atgccTACTAATCTG tGTGATGGACTTACAACGGCCGATAATGGTCTTGTCTTCGATCGAAATTCTCAAAATTATACGTTAGAAGGAAGTTATACCAATATTTATTGTCCTGATAATAATtgtgataatgatgataacaaaaaaattagttCTGCTTTTATAGGATTGCTAGGTTTCTATAAGGAAGTTGTTGATATGCAAAATATAGAGAGTGATGAAATTGCTGAATAcgctattttatggttaGGTCACATACTGAATCAAAAAACAGAAAATAGAACCACCACattaaatgatttttataccaaatacataaaaacaaatagttATTATAATCAGGAAAAAATTGgtgatagtaataataagATTAAGATAGATGTTATAGatgcaaaaataaaatcgatgaatatgaatattaaagatatatcaaatttttatgatgcatttaaattattatgtaagaTGAATAATGAAATTGGTACAAAAAAAATCCAATGCAATACATGTTTAAAAAATGCTGGAGAATTTTATGAACAATatgaaaaacttaaaaatgatttagatattaataaaggaaGTTCTTATTTTCAACTATGGTTAAGTTTATCAAAGGATTATGACAAATTTAAAGAGAAATATAATACACGTGGATGTAGTGATATCAAATTCCTTGAATCTTGTTCACAAAGTTCAGTGAAAAAAAGTCAAGTGACAAATAGTCCAGTTACAGAATGTTCAGTGACAAAAATTCAAGTGACAAATAGTCCAGTGACAGAATGTTCAGTGACAGAATGTTCAGTGACAGAATGTTCAGTGACAAAAAGTACACTAATTCCaattgcaattatatttgttgcagcatcaattttattgggagtttcttataag tattcgttatttggatttcggaaacaatctcaaaaacaacatttaagagaaaagctaaaaaaataa
- a CDS encoding PIR protein has protein sequence MNKKVCEKFENVWGKFPDKLTSDNKYQFKTENFLDGYCDSYSCDTDAEKINGGCLYLFNQIFGTSQLFKSVANSNINIVEYIMIWLSYMLNLKEQTGNDTNLEYFYSTTIDNDRYKNSIADVKEYKNYKDLIDKKKEFMDISNEKISKLYDLFKSLCNMYFYLDENNPDCTKYISNAKQFVNNYKELYGDSSNNDNSLYRQILSNLSTDYGNLKKKCKNSSSFPSIEITDNSAHTSEVASSSSSISKNLFIVLSIFGAIGFFLGISYKYSLFGFRKRVQKQKLREKIKNIKKRMNQ, from the exons atgaataagaaagtg TGTGAAAAGTTCGAGAATGTATGGGGTAAATTTCCCGATAAATTAACCAGTGATAATAAGTACCAATTTAAAACAGAAAATTTCTTAGATGGTTATTGTGATAGTTATAGTTGTGATACTGATGccgaaaaaattaatggtggatgtttatatctttttaatCAAATATTTGGGACTTCTCAATTGTTTAAGTCTGTTGCAAATAGTAacatcaatattgttgagtacattatgatatggttaagttatatgttaaacctaaagGAACAAACAGGAAATGATACCAATctagaatatttttatagtacAACTATAGATAATGATAGgtataaaaattctatagCTGATGTTAAAgagtataaaaattataaggatcttatagataaaaaaaaagaattcaTGGATATTtctaatgaaaaaatatctaaactttatgatttatttaaaagtttatgtaatatgtatttttatttggatGAAAACAATCCAGATTGCAcgaaatatatatcaaacgCTAAACAATTTGTTAACAATTATAAAGAACTTTATGGAGATTctagtaataatgataatagtTTATATAGACAAATATTATCTAAtttatcaactgattatggtaatttaaaaaagaaatgtaaaaatagtTCGTCCTTTCCATCGATAGAAATAACAGACAATTCTGCACACACTTCTGAAGTtgcatcatcaagttcgtcgatatcAAAGAActtatttatagttttatcgatatttggtgcaataggattttttttaggaatttcttataag tattcgttatttggatttcggaaaagagttcaaaaacaaaaattaagagaaaaaataaaaaatataaagaagagaatgaatcaataa
- a CDS encoding PIR protein: MNRQMCEKFQEVRNSLPDQLNSSGYYQFKDEEFLNNYCNSNQCQSDYDRISAGCLYLLDQLYKDSGVLPSPKDSNPYIVDYILIWLSYMLNLTNSKGDNIKSFYSAYINSCDKYKTEISELKDHDNYKDLIDKRKEFLYMDSNIVSKFYEAFKLLCNLYNELDYEKKNCKNYLEDNNEFFKKSEELKKDTSITGNDSYNQLLSTLSTDYNDFKKECKEILSPPPKETKDNPGQTLVGISGQGIDDLGQNVHSSEQYFAQDSGQDAHNSDVALSSSSIVSKLIPVLLIFGAIPIFLGISYKYSLFGFRKRFQKQKLREKLKK; this comes from the exons GATCAATTGAACAGTAGTGGATATTATCAATTTAAAGATGaagaatttttaaataattattgtaaTAGTAATCAATGTCAAAGTGATTACGATAGAATAagtgctggatgtttatatttgttggatCAATTATATAAGGATTCTGGTGTGTTACCCTCTCCAAAAGATAGTAACCCCTATATTGTTGATTACattttgatatggttaagttatatgttaaacctgaCCAATAGTAAAGGAGACAATATAAAGAGTTTTTATAGTGCATACATAAATAGCTGTGATAAGTATAAGACGGAAATAAGTGAATTAAAAGATCATGATAattataaggatcttatagataaaagaaaggaatttttatatatggaTAGTAATATtgtatctaaattttatgaagcatttaaattattatgtaactTGTATAATGAACTtgattatgaaaaaaaaaattgcaaaaattatttggaagataataatgaattttttaaaaaatctgAAGAACTTAAGAAAGATACTAGTATTACTGGAAATGATTCATATAATCAACTATTGTCCACtttatcaactgattataatgattttaaaaagGAATGTAAAGAAATTTTATCCCCTCCACCGAAAGAAACAAAAGATAATCCCGGACAAACTCTTGTAGGTATTTCTGGACAAGGTATAGATGATTTGGGACAAAATGTACATAGTTCTGAACAATATTTTGCACAAGATTCTGGACAAGATGCACATAATTCTGATGTTGCATTATCAAGCTCATCGATAGTaagcaaattaattccagttttattgatatttggtgcaataccaatttttttgggaatttcttataag tattcgttatttgggtttcggaaacgatttcaaaaacaaaaattaagagaaaagctaaaaaaataa